From the genome of Watersipora subatra chromosome 9, tzWatSuba1.1, whole genome shotgun sequence:
ACATGCTCAACAAAATTTATATAGTTACGTAGCTGTTTGAAACTAGTTGTCAAGTGCCTGCCACATTGTTTAGATAGTGACTGACAGGTGCCTGCCACATTACTTGATAGCGCTTGGCAGGTGTCTGCCACACCGTTTACTACTAGTTGATAGTGGTCGGCCACATTTTTTATTCCGGACAAGTTTCTGTCACATTGCTTGACACTAATCACAGGTGTCTGCTGCATTGTTTGGTATCTGTTGACAGGTGTCTGCTATTGATGACCTAACTCAGAAGAAAAGAGATGAACTTTTCGCTGTCATCTGTAAGTTGCAGGACGCAAATGCGAAGGCGAAGCGAGGCATCGACCTTATGCGATCGAGAGTGAGCAGCCCACGGCAGACCATCAAGCAGATTTTAGTCGGAGAGGAGATGCAGAATACGCAGACTTCTCTCAAAGACTTAGAGGATCTACTTTCCAACCTTGGTAAGCACTCAGGCTACATTTGGTCAAATTTCACATTAGAATTAGGTTGTTTCGATTGTGCCTAACATATGCCTGTGATAACATAAGGTAGTCGATACATTTTTAGAGTACTTGGCTAGGCAGCGctgataataattaaaatatttgttattataactaaATAATAGCAAAGATTTCTTAAAATCATCAAAAGCATTCATATAAAATGCTGGCACATCTATAAAACACGTAGTTCATTTTTGgcatgaatgtttttctatatatatttctcaaagcatgtCGTCTGTGGATTTGTCATTCCAGCCATAGCGATaacgcacgctgattattttaccgatgcgacTACCTGTTACGATGCTCCTGTTCAGAAATcatttttgtaaggttcaattactatgtCTGgtgtcaaggccaattcttcttgcgcagacaattatattgtctccgtatCTATTAAAAGATCCGTATCTATTATCTATCGCCGTatatattaaaagatatacgtcgctgaactcgccatggcaagttatCCGTTATCCAATATCCGGTATCCGTTATAATGAAAACGATTCgtgaaacttttgttaaaagtttgaagtttactaaaatacagaaAGAACacgttggttattgtccttacgtactacatgctttctaaaaacaacaaagaaaaaataatgcaaggaaatgtgattaattttaatgtaaaattaaatacatacaatagcagctaacgctagcatttgccagggagagagagataagttatccttcattacaacagttgactttgataaatttggattttatcagtcttaaaagacaaacttagaagcaaacctaaaagcaaactttcatttttaacttaatgtAGGcctaattaaaatttcttcggcgttcatagttttaagtttctcgctagtgagctaattttttctttgtttcgctctcacgaccagctggccgttttaagagaaacctatctaaggacatttgcctttgtcgtcctttcaacatgttgcgattaggacgaacataggtgtcgtcacaaagggttaacgCATgatcactagccaacttgtccgaatgcctattttcatagttttgatagatagcactggccttttcacatagcatcgtttcagttacgctgtcaccggccaattgtttatcttttatccaatgcctgagcagtctctccatcagcggtcgtgaagatcgcagcgccgtttagaaactatggttagtccttttgcaactaaatgccctgaatataatccttctgtttgatagttgtggatgtatttctgtcatattgctgagctagctcaatcacgcatacacatttcgcataattttccgtttaatatcaattgttattattcgcttttttttgcattatctttcattttactggcaaactttcggtctacgagcagtacttttaattcacataattctgcactgaaaatcgcgcacaaaaaacacgatacaaaagtataacctgagcagttgaaaaatacggAGTggtgctgttctcataaaacacctccgacatacttggcaactgactcacgtgctcgtatctcaaacatggctcgtatgttagtgctaaaacttgcttaaaaactggctcgtatctcaagtttctcgtacgttggggcactcgtaaatTGAAGTATTACTTTAATGTGTGCCCATTAAATAGATTTTATTACTAGAGTGCATCTTTGGTAGTAGACAGAATGTCTAGGAAATTTGTTTTACAAatatgtacaatatgtatggtctgagattaTAGGGAAAGGGAGTTTATGCCATCAATGAAAACTATTATTATGAAATTACTAGGTGGTCGCTAGTAATGATGCACCGCTAGTAATGATGCACCGATGTCTTCGATGTAACATGCATAAAAAACCTTTGCATATTTTGATAACATACAATCACGCATCATACCAGAAAGCACCTAGGAAGCACCTGCATACCTTTGGAAAGGATCAGTGCAGTCCTAGGAAACAACTGCATACCTTTTTAAAGGACCAGTGCTGCCCTAGGAAGCAACTGCATACCTTTTGAAAGGGTCAGTGCAGTCCTAGGAAGCCACTGCATACCTTTTGAAAGGATCAGTGCAGCCCTAAGAAGCAACTGCATACCTTTTGAAAGGAACAGTGCAGCCGTAGGACGCACCTGCATACCTTTTGAAAGGATAGTGCAGCCCTAGGAAGCACCTGCATACCTTTTGAAATGGTCAGTGCAGCCCTAGGAAGCACTTTCACATCTTTAAAAGTGATCAGTGCATCTTTAGGAAACACTTACACACATTAAAAGGTGGGCAGGTGCTTCCAATGCACAAAAAAGTGCTTCTTTTGCTTGCATAGGCACACAAATGTGTTTCCTTTGCTTCTCCAGGCACACAAATGTGTTTCCTTTGCTTCTCCAGGCACACAAATGTCTACTAATGGCAAATACGCTTGCAGATATTTTCATCAAATCACGACTACAATAAATTACAAACCCTAGAAGTTGTTCAGTTTCTTATTTCAGTTGTGCTCTGGTTTCTACACATCAATAATTCAACTCTGATCTTACTGTAGATGCTGTTGGTGGCAGCTTTAGAGCCGGTGACAGCGTGCGCCTGAGAATGGCTGACTCATTGTTGACTTCTGAGTTTCTCCTCAGTGACCTCAACCACTACAGCATCGGCTTTATTCATCAGGTCGATGATGACGGGGATGTACGTACTCGTTATCACTTTAAGTAATTCAATCTCCttctggagttgtcatctcctTCAGGAGTTGTCATATCTGCTCTTCAGTCTGCTTTGCTACTGTTGCTACCTGTTACAAAGTAGAAGCAGTTAGTTTAGCTATAGGAGATTGTTTCAGTTCGCTGCCATCTCATGGCTCTATATGCAGAAATCTGTGTAAAGTAAAGTGTTTAGTTACCTACCAAACAGGAATGGCTCATGAAAGTCTGTTCCAGTTTATCCATCAGTCCTTAGGCATGCCAATAGCTAAGTTTATCACCTGGCTAGTGCCATATACTTTAATTGGGCTGCTGTCATAAGGCATCAGTTTTGACCTCTGACCTAGGGTTGTTCTTTTCAACCTAATTTTCATAAATCTCCCAAGCTCTCGCCACGCCAACAGCTATGTTATGTATTCTTATTACATATCTGACCTCTTAGGGCATATACAcaacatattttttcaaaaatttaagaaaaaaataatgcttgaaaaaattgacaattttaatagatttcaCTTATTCAACTCATTACTATTCCAAGTTTTTTATCAGTTGTTGATCATCACAGCTTTATCACAGAATATCACAGCTTATCACAGCTTATCACAGATTATCACAGCTTATCACAGATTATCACAGCTTTATcaagaaaaaaactaaatttttgcaCTTTTTACTTGCGGAAGTAAAAGAAACTATGATATTCTTATGTGGATTACCTCTTACTATTTTTGTGCTACTCATGGTAAATCGCTGCTGTGATCGCTGACTTGAGGGATATATGAAAGCCAGACTGCACCAGGGGGACGCTATATTGTAGTGCGCTGTGATATTTCCTGAAAACTCTCGATGGACTGGTAACATCTCTTCTCTTGAGAAGTCAGCCACTAAACATAATCTGCCAGTCATAGGGGATCGGGTCAAGGTGAAAGATTCTGTAACCTCACCTCACTTCAAATGGGGTCTCGTCAAACCTGGCAGGTCAGTTGATCACAGCGAAATGTGCCTTTGACCTGTTTTCGGTTTTAATTGCAAACTTAGTGTCTATGTTTACCATGCAAACATCCATGATTGAACATGTTGGTTTGCATTCTAGCATCGGAATTTTGACTGAGTTGAAGAATTCAGGGCCGAGCAAGGGTCGTCAGGTGGAGGTTGACTTTCCAGAGGATCATGACTGGTCTGCTCTCTATGACGAGTTAGAGAGGATTCCCCCAGAACCACTTAAGGTGGGTTGTTTATTGAGGCGTTGGTCAGCAACCTGCTAATAATTGCATAATAGCAAAATACAGTGGCCCTTCACTGCGCGGTTAACCAGGACCATCGGCTCCCACAAGAAATGAAAATCTATGAATTCGAAACTAATTGTCAAAGTATGAGCAATAATTTTAACACCAGAACTCTTGAACTGTTTTCTAAACTTATCGTTTTTATTGCGTGAGTTTCATATATAATGATAGATTATTAGATAAATTAGATATAGATAAATTAAAGTTTTCTTTATCAACTTTCAGTATATATTTTAAGCCATAGAAACCACTTGGGCATTAGTACGAACTTGATCTGGTCTGAATATTCAGGCTGGTGATTAAATTGGCTTGTTGTGAGAAGGAAGTCCCGGCTGTAAATATGAGAGAGGGGATAACTCTCGTAAAAGGATGTTGAAGCAGTTTTACATATGTTTCTTCCCATACTTTCTTGCCACCGTCGCAAAGTTATTGCCTACTTTCAAATAATTTacgcattttatttatttttatggtctcaactttttaataaatatctttTACCCCAACAAGTATTGAAGCCACAATAGCTGAATCGCAAAGTAGCGAGGCGTTATTGTATCTGTCCATATATGGCATGTCACGAAACAGTCTAGGAGTGCTATAGAAAGTTTTCTTATGGGATGTGCATTACGTGGTAGGTTGGCACTTATGACAGAACTACTGAATGCcgggtaataatacaattacccGATAAATTTGAGTACCTTCAGCTactctaaatctttactataataagagccgtgtctgaaGCTAGCTTAATGGTTACGTTATGCGTAACGATCTCTCAAACAATCATGATTTTCAATGtgctatgtgtatatatatattcaactgTGTATTGTAATCGATCTGATGAGTATgcccacaattattccattgtataaCAATGTAGCTGCTTGGCATAGTGGTTTAGTACGCCTGTCTGCAGACTTGGAGGTTCAAAGTTCAAATCCGGTGTGAAACGGATTTTTCTGACTATTTTTGACacacaaatgacaaacactgagatttatatatgtataaattttcATCTGCTGAGCAGGTTGGAGAAGAGGTTTGGATGGGAGCTAAGGTGACTGAGCCAGCAAGAGGTTGGGCTGGGGTCACGCCTACCAGTGTTGGCACTCTCATGTCTGTCAATGATGGAGAAGTAGAAGTTAACTTTCCTGAATGCAACAACTGGAAGGGTCTTCTGGAGGAGATTGAGCGGACCAGACCCATCACTGTGGGTGACAAAGTGAAGGTAGGATTATGGGTATTTCTATGACTTTATACAATTACCGTATGTCTCTGCATATAAGCTGACCCTAAATAAACAGTACTGAAGTCTGGGGATTTAGAAGAATTTGCATATGAGCCGACCCTGTGAACAGTAACACACCCGACATACCTATTGAAACAAGAGAGTGGCTTTTGAAGACTCAGTACAAAACGTTTCTTATTGTTGAGTAGTTGTATAGTTAGCTTGTTATGTCTCCGCTTAATCAAAAGGAAACATTCCTCTGTTTGCGTGGAGCCAATGAAAAGCATGTTTGCATCTCATGCTGACCTTAGTTTCGCTTCTTAAAAGCACAGTATTAGCAACACCAGTAATGATGACCCTGCTATACGATTTATAAACtcatatataccgtaaaacctctaattgaacgccgcctctatttgaacgccacctccatttgaccgccactatggaagggttgaaaaatagagcgccactctccaattgaacgccacctccatttgaatgccacctccatttgaacgccaATTTTCTAATTAATGATCGAAGGACCTATTGCTGTTTCGATGAGCTTTCACACTTCGAgatttactaacaaatatacCGCACATTGATCTCGAATCAAACACGTGGTAAATATTTATAGATCATGCGCACATAAGCCTACTAGATTGAGAACCTTGCATTCAATTAAAACGTACCTACCGCATATTACTACCGCGGCTAAACTTCTGCAGAGCATCATGACAACTTAGCAGACATGTCAAGCAGACATGTCAGCCAATTTGAAGAGATTACTCCTTTAAAATGAACTAAATATGATCTGCAATTTAAGCTGGATGTCGCTTTGTACCCTGAGAAATATAATAAAACCAAGTCTGCCAAAGATATAAAGGTCCCTCAGTCGTGTGTAAAAGATTGGATGAAACAAAAAGAGAGTGCATCAGACGTTTGCTTGACGAGATAACATAAGACGTTTTCAACCGTGCCTCAAGTTTTCAACTTGAGGCGCGGTTGAAAACGTCTTATGCTATCTTGTCAAGCAAACGACTGCAAGGTGCAGGATGTCTTCTGCATGACAAGGACTTCGACGAGAAGCTCATCAGCTGGATTCGTCAGCAACGTCAGAAGAAACTTCGTGTCAGTCGAACAATGATTCAGAGAGAAGCACTCACATTTGCAACAGATAAAGATTTCAAAGCAAGCAATGACTGGttagaaaagtttttgtttcatcGCAACTTAGTCTCAGGCCGTCCAACGACTACTTGCCAAAAGGGGCCAGACGAGTACGCCGAGAAAATAGTTAATTACTTATTAATTTTCGAACAGTGGCGTCAATCGTCGAATTATACTTATATCTATGCTGCTTACGAGACTGCCGTTTATTTAGATTATTCCAACAATCTAACTGTTGAAAGTAAGGGAGTCAGAGAGGTTCCTGTAAAGACGAGCAGTCACGACAAGGTACATGTTACTGTCATGCATGCAGCTAGATCTGACGGGTTCAAATGTCGACCATATGTACTTCTAAACAACAAGCGACCAATTAAAAAAATCGTCGAGAGGTTTATGCATACTCTGTCTGTGTTGGGCCGGTCTCTCTTCAACGATGATCTGACTGCAGATTTTCTGCAAAAAATCTTAGgctattttttgtttgaaaagcGACTTTGTCTGGAATTCGTACAGATGTCACATCAGCGATACCACAAAGATACACTTAAAAAAGCTTCGGATTGATACGACAGTTATTCCAGGAGGCTGCACAATTTTTATCCAGGCCCCTGATGTCTACTGGAATGCCCCGTTTAAAAGTGACATCAGGCAGTTTTACGAGGATTGGATGGTGCAGGGCGAGAAAACTTACACGTCGTCCAGAAACATGCGAGCCCCATCAATGGAGGTATATTTGAAGTGGAACATAACCTGGATACCAGATAGCAGAGcacaattcatgtttagtttaaaaTTTAGGGTGTAATGCTTGGCGTCAATTACCAGATGAACTAATCGTAAAGTCATTAAAAGGATGTGGGTTAATCAACGCTCTCGATGGCTCCGAAGGTAAAAAGATCCGTTGCCTTAGATCAGATGGTTCTATTAGCACCGAACCGGTTCTTTTCCAATGAGCGCAGGCTAATGCTGGCAATAGCAATGCAAATGGAATTATTCAACAACTCGACGCTGACACAGAAGCTCTTGAGAATGACAAAGACGATtgtaataccctaggacacttatgtattcgcctcatctaactttcgcattttcgcggagtcattctctcgcaaaaatttcatatgcgaaactaaactatcataacgaactagcgaaaacgctaaattaaatagctttgttcattgatagtccaagaatcaaatggcagcaagcgatcaaattgcattatcgatctcgcccacaccattctacctgcggttcacaattacaaactagtcccaaattgaaatttttttattggtgaactgaacctgaggaatctaattatgtttgttctactgcatttatttttacatcaccatattttcgcactcatcagagctgcgaaattaagttgcagcgaaagtttactctatatactactcacgaaactaaacactagcgaaatataagtgtcctagggtggTGATGTGCCACTTGATTTTAAATAGTGAATATTTGATTACTCATCAGTAATCACTATGCTATTTTGTACTGTCCTTTTACTAATACAATTATATGCTAGATGCTAtcattaattaaattttacttACAGTATACATACATGAAAGAGGCGATTCAATTAAAGACATAATTAACCCACTGCAGATAGACCATAAAGGTGAACATCGATGATACTCGCGCAGACAGATGATAGTCATCCAATTATTAATTAACCATCAATCGTTCCACAATAAATACCTATAGAGCATTTAGTGTTCAGACAAACACTTGCATATACTATCAATTTATTTTGCATCAGTTATCCCGCgtaacttatttgaagtcatcctctcatgtaaattttctttcaattacacaaaaattttaaactaaacATGGATTGTTCTCTGCTATCTTGTATTCAGGTTAGGTTTacagtttccattttatttgattatatGTATGCATGCAAATAGAGGCCTTTTTGTTATTAACAAAATGAAAGATTACTAACAATTACCGGTAAATTTACCGAAAATATTTTCCTGAAATTCTGACTAGCTAGTTGAAAAATTGACTGCGACTCTCCAATGgaacctccatttgaccgccactatgaagagagggttaaaaaatagagcaccatggcgttctagttctattagaggttttacggtgtaTGTGTCTGTGTTTTAGTCTGTATTTAGATAGATACGGACTAAACACGTGTGAAATCTTGCTAAGAAATGGTTAGCTATGTAATTTCCATTGGTGATCATTGATTAGCAAGGGCAAGTCATAAAATCTGCTCTAATGGTAACCACTTGTTTCAAACTACGGAATCTCCAACACTTCGCTTCAAGTATGTCAATTTGTCTGACTGACTGGTTCACTAATCAGAATAGTGTAAATGGTGTTTTTACAATTCTTTCTATTGTTCAATCAAAATAGTTGAggttgtgttgttttcaaatCGCTCTCAATGGCAGCATCGTTGCCCAGTTAATAGGCATGCCTGAAGAAGTTGCTCTGTAAATGCCTAAGGGTAAAGGCCGCGTACTCATGATCTTTGTGGCGCTGATGAAATAGGTCATCATACATACCGGTGGTACACATCACTTGTTTGCTTATAGCtattacaataaatatttttactgctAGAATCTTCCGTGGcagcaaatttaaaaaaaccatATTTTCCTagatacaataatataaataaataatatatagaaatatatatatatatatataggaaacTACGTATTACTGTATGTAGGAGCTGtgctaaatatatacatgtatatatttcctACATACATATTTAGCACAGTTTTATAGAGCAAACTATATAAAACTGTGCTAAATGTGAGATTATAATCATTTTAATTAGCTCTAGTCGATGATCTCATTCAAGGTCTTTTGGGGCTGCTTAAATCGATACCTTAGCACTTGACGAATAACCCATCTTATGTAAAACTAGTATTACTCCCAGAGCTGCCCAGGGTTTATTTCATTCTTATCAGACAGCTTGCATCATGCTTGTGAATTTTCAACATAAATTGCTACACGACTTTTatgacaacaatccatgaatataatctattatatatgtattgtaccgGTACTTATGTGTTTTTGTCCATGTCCGCTAGATATGTGGAATTACAGAGAAACTTTTGTATTTCTTGCAGCGTTTTGCTAATTTGTGCTCATCAGGTAGCATTTACTAGGCAGATAATGTAGATACATTTTGCAGCAGGTTTTCAAATAATAAGCTTTTATTTACCTTCTTGCACAGTCACACATTAGGGGTAAGTTACTACGCATGATTtttttttatacgatttctcgGAAATATAAAAACGTAGCAAGAAGCTTTATAGCCTGTAAAATAACtataatattacaatgaaattataaaaaaaattgtaattacaaaaaaaatgcaTCTTACAAACAATTATTTGTGTTCCAGAAGGCAAGGATACATGAAGTTGTTTATTGACAAGCAAGAGTGTAGATATTTGTAATCGTCTGTTGTATCTGTCAGGTGAAACGATCAATCACCGAGCCTAAGTTCGCCTGGGGAGGAGTCGATCATGACGATGTGGGTAAAGTGGCCAAGATTATGAACAGCTCTGAGCACGGTAAATGCTTCTTTTGTATTTACCCTCGGTGTATATGCTGGTATAGTGAAACCTCTACTTGCGGTTCTCCTAACATACAAACTTTCCAACCTTGAATGTAAAATCTAAGAGTGTACATGTGTTTGGTTTTACAGCTGAAGGAATTTCTAAAATACAAAACT
Proteins encoded in this window:
- the LOC137403820 gene encoding uncharacterized protein isoform X1; this encodes MGSESSKTPEQKYTPSSSSSEPKPKPQSKEEVKPIQEASKPLEGSAASVPAATLSTEPAETTKKPAMAMAGLEEQLREMLECKICFEDKEKQKLLPCQHTICLDCLNRLEVKQSKYKCPLCNREMLVPNGGFEALQESLITKQLAHLIKPRPASAAGQPATRPRVSVPVQISDDSETATSSDPPASIAVAEIQKKLSDSIEKGTLTLGQSEVKIKSCASMLDDLEETAKRMKTSINNLMSETIDKLMANASKKVSAIDDLTQKKRDELFAVICKLQDANAKAKRGIDLMRSRVSSPRQTIKQILVGEEMQNTQTSLKDLEDLLSNLDAVGGSFRAGDSVRLRMADSLLTSEFLLSDLNHYSIGFIHQVDDDGDCAVIFPENSRWTGNISSLEKSATKHNLPVIGDRVKVKDSVTSPHFKWGLVKPGSIGILTELKNSGPSKGRQVEVDFPEDHDWSALYDELERIPPEPLKVGEEVWMGAKVTEPARGWAGVTPTSVGTLMSVNDGEVEVNFPECNNWKGLLEEIERTRPITVGDKVKVKRSITEPKFAWGGVDHDDVGKVAKIMNSSEHGQVVKVDFPNRLGLWQCLMSEIEIVSRHTGGEPTTRQRRSSDVQCPTQ
- the LOC137403820 gene encoding uncharacterized protein isoform X2, giving the protein MGSESSKTPEQKYTPSSSSSEPKPKPQSKEEVKPIQEASKPLEGSAASVPAATLSTEPAETTKKPAMAMAGLEEQLREMLECKICFEDKEKQKLLPCQHTICLDCLNRLEVKQSKYKCPLCNREMLVPNGGFEALQESLITKQLAHLIKPRPASAAGQPATRPRVSVPATSSDPPASIAVAEIQKKLSDSIEKGTLTLGQSEVKIKSCASMLDDLEETAKRMKTSINNLMSETIDKLMANASKKVSAIDDLTQKKRDELFAVICKLQDANAKAKRGIDLMRSRVSSPRQTIKQILVGEEMQNTQTSLKDLEDLLSNLDAVGGSFRAGDSVRLRMADSLLTSEFLLSDLNHYSIGFIHQVDDDGDCAVIFPENSRWTGNISSLEKSATKHNLPVIGDRVKVKDSVTSPHFKWGLVKPGSIGILTELKNSGPSKGRQVEVDFPEDHDWSALYDELERIPPEPLKVGEEVWMGAKVTEPARGWAGVTPTSVGTLMSVNDGEVEVNFPECNNWKGLLEEIERTRPITVGDKVKVKRSITEPKFAWGGVDHDDVGKVAKIMNSSEHGQVVKVDFPNRLGLWQCLMSEIEIVSRHTGGEPTTRQRRSSDVQCPTQ